aatcaatattttctactttttaGCACCAAAATCATAGGGACAGTTTCTTTTTCTTATCTGTGCTACaacctactagtagttctgtaaacagtagacctcacgcagtattctcaattctcattcacaagtacctgattgaaactatagaccttatggaaatacagcaatagactggcttctccacacatatgataaatgatttttattgcCTTTAAGCCATCAAAATAATACAGCAATTGGTTCGTCAAAGTTTACAAGGTACAAAAAttggtttttaataaatatagagTTCAGTctatcaaaatagaaatatcacAGTAAGATGCAGGTACTTTTGTAAAACACTTGATAGTCCTTTCAGGAACACTGAAAAACTCATTCATTTCATACATAGGAGTTGGTATCAGAAAATGGCCCGGAGAAACTTCTTGGTTGATAGAGACCTAGCTGCTGCCGGAAGCCTGTTGAAAAGTCTGGCATTTAGGTGGCTAGGGCTATTCCTCACTCTGCTCAGCCTTGTGAATGGAATGTCGACCTGGTACCTGCCCCTGGTGTCAAAGTTGGGGATGTCACTATGCAGTCGCATACTCCCCACAGAAATCTTAACTTTTTTCAGTGATATGAAGATGTAGAGGCATATCACTGTCATGATGGATTCAGCACAAAAGAGAGGACGACAGTGGTCAATGATTCCTGAGCCAGTAATAATTCGTATGACCTTCTTTTGAAGCAGGAGAATTCTATTAACTCCACTAGCTGCACCCTAATGTTCAAGATCATACAACATGATTCCTTGGAAGAATGAGAAATAGGATGTCTTGACATAGTCCTTTGGCACACTGAGCATAAGCTGCCTTAATAAGAAAATCACCTGTGATAGCTTCTTACAGATGACTTCAATGTGGGGGTTCCAGGTTAATTTTGGATCAAGGTGAAAACCAAGAAGTTGTACACTTCTCTCCTGATCCACAATATTTCTCAaactaaaaattattctttgggTTTTCTCCTCATTTAGCTTGAGGAAGTTTGACTTGAACCACACCGATGCAGCACCAAAGGACTCACTCATCTTCTCTGTCAGATATGTTGAAGAGCTGCTCACATCAAAAATGGTGTTATCATCTGCATAGGCTGCCAACCTATTATCCAGTGCACAAGGTAGATCATTTGTCATAATTATGAAGAGCAGGGGGCCGAGTATGGACCCTTGAGGGACCCCATGTGGAATAGCCTTCATTGCAGAAACCCTACCATTCACCTGGACCACCTGGTGACGACCTGATAGGTAAGATTTCAGGAGCTTCAATGAGACATCAATGACCCCATAAAACTCCAACTTGGACAGCAGGATCTGGTGGTCTACAGTGTCAAAAGCACGGCTCAATCGCACAATGTCAAGCCTGTGAACCCCTGCTCTCAAAGCTCTCAAGCACGAAAGCACGACCCTCAAAAGACTTTCCACTGCCTGGGTTTTTGTTCTTCCAGCCCTAAACCCGTACTGAGCATCCACCAACAGTCCAGCACTCTCAAAATACAAGCATAACTGTTTCTTGATTATGCTCTCAATGATTTTGGAGAACCAGGTAGGATTGCAATAGGCCTGAAGTTACCCGGTAGATCCTATGTTGATCCACGGCTATTGTGGACTACCACTGGACGTCCATCACATATCCAATCTGGATGGTCCAAAACAAATCCCAGATAGTTGTCCATAGGACATCATACAAAGGATGACCATgggttttttaatttatttgtataaaatagttgacttttcattttcattctttatttttcaattatttatttcaatcaaatatactacATTATATTTGAGTATATAATATGTTAGTATCAACTAAATgatattcttcaataaatttcatcGGGCGCCCGTCACTCTCCAACCCCTTATATGATCGGGATGAAACTTGGCACACATGCAGACCTATATGACCCCCAATAGGTCTGTGAAGCACATCCTTATGTTTCACCCCTGGCACTCACAACAACCCTCCAAAATTTAGCGAAAATGATATTTAAACTCGAATTCCAAGCGTGGATTAGGGCTGAAATTGACAAATAGGGACTATCTTTGAGTTTAATTTCAATTCTAGGACGAGGGGAAGCTAGATTCAGAATAGTTTAGGagcaatgaattttcaaaactcTTATCACCAAAcgactttgaaaattttgtgcatcatataacaaaaaattactTACTCATAACAAGAGTAAGTTTTCTAGATGTAAAATTGCATTACAAATACTTTTTATTtcgtatattttttcaattagagCCATAGTTTTTGAGTAAAAAGCATTTTTACTTGTTTTTTGTTCATTCAACTCTAATCAGACAAAATCCTGGTGATTCTGTGGAAAGCAATAGGATTTTTGTGAGATTTAAcgaaaaaatttcaacttttccaTACTTTGTATGAAATAGCTTATTAACTTATCATATATAATAGTGAGAATCttagtaggctatatatatTTCCAGTTTTCTtaagttttatttgaaaaaaatggagaatagCTATAAATATTGATCTTGTGATATTTTAAATTAGAGCTAAATAGCGCGCGCAGAATGTATGTAGGTAGCACTGGTTCTGCGCCATGGCCATTTTGATCTATATAAGTTGAAAGAGAAAGTGTTTGCTCGCTGGCTGTTTGCTCTTCTTTCTTCGGTCTTTACTTCTTTGTGGCTATCTTGAAAACGTTGAATCCTAGAATTCTTGAAAAACGTGGAATCCATAAATTGCAAAGGTAtgtgtaatatatttttccataactCCTCATAAGTTActgttataaaatatttaatattatagacTGAGCCAATCAATGTAGAATAGGCTATGTCATTTCTTTGTTCAGTTCTCATCATGCAGTATCTGTAGAGGCTGTTAATTTGTTACCTGTGATTTGATCAATAAGTTGCAAATAAGGTGTaatgttataggcctattatttttCCTCAACTTCTTGAAGGTGATCTTCATTTTTGATTTTCAGAATAGCCTATGAATCTTATAGACCTGGCTAATCAATGCATAATACGCTGTCTTTTTAAGGTTGCTTAGGTTAAGTCTGtgtgattttaaaaatttatcaacGCTAGCCTATGTCATGAACAGTAAATTGACAAAACAAAATCGGTTACTTATAAAATTATTAGGcctataaaaaaattgaattgtgtACCATTGTCAATGTTACACAACCTAATCAAGGCCAACCTATAGAACCTAACCTTTCAGAATTTTTTGGTTAAAAACTGATATATTCACGACACagttaattttttcataaagCATTTTTATGTACCCTCTAAAATCACTGGTAAAATGGGTAAATACTGGTGAAAGTATAAATccccatttttatttttttaaatattttgttttaatattataaatacttgTTCCAGAATTCAGAAAATAAGTTCTTCAGCAATTAGCTCTTCTGAGAGCTACTACTAACAGCAACCGAGACATGTTGGAATCAATATTGAAATCtcaaaatcaaaatacagaCCCCTGGTCAAACCAGCAGCATGATGAAATCAACTTTGATCCGGCACGATTGCCAATGAAGACTGAGGAGAGTCTGCTCAAAATAGAAGAGGAGCTGAGAGATAATCATTCCAAAAATAACATGGTAAGATATACTTTGTTGGTACAACTTcagatttcaattttcagtttaaTGTACAAGTAAATCTGCAACTGGTGttcaattttttaaacaatattaGTTTTTTAAACTTGAAGTTTCTCCAAACTAAACTGTATAAGATATTATTGTCAGGAGAAATGCTTGGATCTTATGGACATACTGATGTTAAaaccattaaaaaataaaattattatgtttgatgTTACTATGTTAAAGTAAAGAAGTTTTTactagttttttttataaattgtttaaaCAAATTGAGACAATACAGTAGAGTTTTGGTATTCCAAGCTTATTGGGACCAAACCTTCTTTGGATAAGTAGGAATTTGGAATAGGtggattttattaaaaattagaaaataaaaatgtaattgagTTATGACTTATATAGTATTGAGTCTATTATCCAAACCAATTGGTCAGCAGAGCATATTGCATGTTGACTCGAAATGCTGAGTACCTATTtatcctcaacttcattcaGATTGGACACCTCTTATTCTTAtgtgttattttaaatttactaCAGTTGTGCTGGACTTTGCTTGCAGTGTTAATAATAAGAGTTTTACTACATTGTTAATATGGTTTTTGTTTTTAACTTTCCAGGTCAACTACCTGAGTAAAATTGGCGAAAACAGCATAAATGACATGACGAAAAGAATAATGAGAAGACTTATTGGTGATGAATTAGCCAAAGACTACAGCTGGTTTGGTGCGAAAggaaaaaacagttttcaattcttcaaagtgCCAGAGTCCTTGAGGGTAAGTGCATGTGTTTAGTTGTCCAAACGACTATTAGTTGCATACAATTCGtaactcaatgcaacttgagCTATTTATCTTGACTTTCAACGCtttcaatagaacagctgacAATATCAGTGTTTTAGCGAGCTCTTCAGCCCGGGGCTCACTCACTAGCTAGTGAAGGTAGTGGCTCACTATACTTTGTTTACCAAAACGATGGAGTGAATGTGAGCAAAGAATTATTTTGGTTCGAAAACACTATCAGTTGAAAAGTCTTGAGGTAGTTTCACATTctgttcaatatatttttttaatgattgccaaaattgaaaattagctcTTTTTACATGAAGGAGTAGTCATAtgtgaatcaatatttcaggctttcagctgataattttaCCAAAACAAAACTACTAGTACTTCTGGGAACAGTAGACATTGCGCAGTTATAGCTATAGTCAAAATACCGCATCCCCAAAAAATTTTAAGGTGACGTTCAGCAAAACTAAATTACACAAATGTTCTGAGATGCAAGCTTTTTGCTTTTCATTatctaaacattttgaataatacCAGCATATTGCGATTTAAAAGCAAAAGCCTAACCCCTAACCTAtggttttaaataaaaatttaagttTCCATTATCTTCTTAAGTTAAGTTCATTCGTCTTTATACTTATGattttcggggatgagatattctGATTTTCGCAGTTATAGGCCTAAaccatattatccttaaaacgcaaaatttcaaaaagccttgtgtatacatcgacttatagttaaaaaatgaatattcctgccaaatctcatgaaaatccATTGCCGCATTtagccgtaaatgcggaacaaacaataaacataaagaaaaatgctaaatcgtcgacttgaatcttagacttcactttgattggtcaataattattattatgatattcaatcCGTTCTTTTGTTAGAcagaatatagtatatatttacATTACTCGTGATTGGTCCAGGACCAATGCCTGGTATATAGGGGGTCCTGATTGGTCTACTAGTGATTCAGTGAACAGTAGGGCTTGTTCACTTGGGCAAGAGAAATAATGTGGTTGCCTTGAATATCGTTTTAAGggattgaaaactaaaattgtAAAACACCATTTAAACCTCACTCTGACTATAATAAAATCAGCAGTTTACAACAATTTGATCTTCATTTCAGAAGCTGTTAAGATGGGGTTTCAAGAAGCAACGGAAAAAACGATTGAAGAGGCCACCAAAAATTGGTTGAGGCATGCTCCTGAACGTCAAACCGGAAAACAAAAACGGTTCTTGTAGTAGCTGTAGTAAAACATCTAAAATTGCATCATATATTTGccataaaacaaaacaaaaacggTGTTTGTAGTAGCTGTAGTTAAACATCTAAAATTGCATCATATATTTGCCATACTTCATGAACcttgaatatgtttttaaaagt
The sequence above is a segment of the Nilaparvata lugens isolate BPH unplaced genomic scaffold, ASM1435652v1 scaffold6037, whole genome shotgun sequence genome. Coding sequences within it:
- the LOC120356169 gene encoding uncharacterized protein LOC120356169 isoform X2; this encodes MLESILKSQNQNTDPWSNQQHDEINFDPARLPMKTEESLLKIEEELRDNHSKNNMVNYLSKIGENSINDMTKRIMRRLIGDELAKDYSWFGAKGKNSFQFFKVPESLRLLRWGFKKQRKKRLKRPPKIG
- the LOC120356169 gene encoding uncharacterized protein LOC120356169 isoform X1 translates to MLESILKSQNQNTDPWSNQQHDEINFDPARLPMKTEESLLKIEEELRDNHSKNNMVNYLSKIGENSINDMTKRIMRRLIGDELAKDYSWFGAKGKNSFQFFKVPESLRKLLRWGFKKQRKKRLKRPPKIG